In Nitrospinota bacterium, a single window of DNA contains:
- a CDS encoding DUF559 domain-containing protein has protein sequence MKPKSKSKSRNLRKNSTDAEKRMWSLLRNRQLVGYKFRRQHPIKKFIVDFACPEKLLAIEVDGGQHVERKKADDERTQFLETQGYRVLRFWNDQVLKETEAILEVILKALEEK, from the coding sequence ATGAAACCCAAGTCCAAATCTAAATCCAGAAACCTTCGTAAAAACTCAACCGATGCAGAAAAAAGAATGTGGTCATTGCTCCGAAATCGTCAACTTGTAGGATACAAATTCCGTCGACAACATCCTATCAAAAAATTTATCGTTGATTTTGCCTGCCCTGAAAAGCTATTGGCCATAGAAGTGGATGGCGGTCAGCATGTGGAAAGAAAAAAGGCAGATGACGAACGCACTCAATTTTTGGAAACTCAGGGTTATCGAGTTCTTAGGTTTTGGAACGATCAGGTTCTAAAAGAAACAGAAGCGATCCTGGAAGTTATACTAAAAGCGCTAGAGGAAAAATAA
- a CDS encoding TraB/GumN family protein, producing the protein MASNQEVVKTIQVGDATITLVGTAHVSKQSVELVEEHIESGKYDCIAVELCQPRFENLVNRSWWKNMDIYQVFRQKKATLLLVNLALSAYQKRLAQKVGVEAGQEMVRAIQLSKEKDIRLEVIDRNITITLQRMVTRVSFWQKLKIFSGLVAGIFVGEEVSEKQIEELKNGDMLQTVVEEFGEALPEFKQVLIDERDEYMTGNLIRLAKLPEGPKNILAVVGAGHLIGMVPAFSNPPDDKRLQELDEKPVPGKVGYYIGWGICILILSMFYVGYSKSPELGMQLVITWVVVNGGFSALGAAIGLAHPLSILTAFVAAPLTSLNPTVGAGMVVGLVESYLRKPKVSDFEALREDMGSMKMWWKNRVVRVLMIFFLANMGSAIGTYVAGASIVSQIFG; encoded by the coding sequence GTGGCATCCAATCAGGAAGTAGTGAAAACCATTCAGGTGGGCGATGCAACCATTACGTTGGTTGGCACCGCGCATGTGTCCAAACAAAGTGTCGAGTTGGTGGAAGAACACATTGAAAGCGGAAAATACGACTGCATTGCTGTGGAGCTTTGCCAGCCCCGGTTTGAAAATCTGGTCAACCGGTCGTGGTGGAAAAACATGGATATCTACCAGGTCTTCCGGCAGAAAAAAGCCACACTTTTACTGGTCAATCTGGCGCTTTCGGCCTATCAGAAGCGGTTGGCCCAGAAGGTGGGGGTCGAAGCCGGTCAGGAAATGGTCCGGGCCATCCAGCTCTCCAAGGAAAAGGATATTCGGCTGGAAGTGATCGACCGCAATATCACCATCACCCTGCAACGCATGGTCACCCGTGTTTCCTTCTGGCAAAAACTGAAGATCTTCTCGGGACTGGTGGCGGGTATTTTTGTGGGCGAGGAAGTGAGCGAGAAACAGATTGAAGAACTCAAAAATGGCGATATGTTGCAGACGGTGGTGGAGGAGTTTGGAGAAGCCCTGCCGGAATTCAAACAGGTTCTTATCGATGAGCGGGATGAGTACATGACGGGCAATTTGATCCGTCTGGCCAAGTTGCCAGAGGGGCCGAAAAATATCCTCGCGGTCGTTGGGGCAGGGCATCTCATCGGCATGGTCCCGGCGTTTTCCAATCCGCCGGATGACAAGCGCTTGCAGGAATTGGACGAAAAGCCCGTCCCCGGCAAGGTTGGATATTATATCGGCTGGGGTATCTGCATATTGATCCTCAGCATGTTTTATGTGGGTTACAGCAAATCGCCGGAACTGGGAATGCAACTTGTTATCACCTGGGTGGTGGTGAACGGAGGTTTTAGCGCCCTGGGCGCCGCGATTGGGTTGGCGCATCCGTTGTCCATCCTGACGGCTTTTGTGGCCGCGCCACTCACCTCGCTGAACCCGACCGTCGGCGCTGGAATGGTGGTCGGTCTGGTGGAATCCTACCTGCGCAAGCCCAAGGTGAGTGACTTTGAAGCCCTGCGCGAGGACATGGGGTCCATGAAGATGTGGTGGAAAAACCGGGTGGTGCGGGTTTTGATGATTTTTTTCCTTGCCAATATGGGGTCGGCGATCGGGACGTATGTGGCCGGAGCGTCGATTGTGAGCCAGATTTTTGGGTGA